In the genome of uncultured Sphaerochaeta sp., the window TCTCAGTACGGTGATGTTCGTGGACAACCATGTGGGCGGTAGTTACTATCCGGCAGGCTCAGCATTGATGTTGCCGGGCAAGCTGGAGAAGGTCATCGAGGAGCACGGCTCTGTCATGATTCCCAATCGTGAGGTGGTGCGGATCCTGTTTTCCGGCAACAAGCCGAGCGGGGTGCAACTTGATGATGGGTCTGCTCTGTATGCCGACCAGCTGATTTACAGCGGAACGGTATGGAACCTGTACGGCAAACTCATCCCCCCTGAGTACTCCGATCCCAAGAGACGGGCTTGGGCTGCAAGCCAGGTTCCCACCTATCCCAGCTTGGCTCTGTACAGTGTGGTGGACCGAAGTGCCATTGACCATGAGGCTATGGCTGTGGAGATGCTCGTCGGAGACCCTTCTGCATTGAATGAGGAGGAAGTGACGGTATACATTCCCAGCATCGATGACCATACCCTCTGCGGCAAGGATGAGCATGTCGTATTGGCCATCGGTCCTTCGTTCAGGACTTGGGATGGTTTGGATGCGAAAACCTATCAGATGCAGAAGGAAGAAGAGATTCAGCGGCTCTTGGGGGTGCTTGCGCGCCGGTTTCCCACCATCAAGGAGCATGTGCGTTCAACTGAGCTTGCCACTCCCAAAACGATCGAACGGTACACGATGAAGAATGGAGGGGCGGTTGCAGGACCGAAGCAGGTATTGGGGAACCATATGTTCAAACGTCTGCATATCCGAACCGAATATCCCACGCTGTTCTGTTGCGGCGAGTCCACTGTTTTGGGTACCGGTACCCCGACGGTGACCACCAGCGGGATTGCCGCAGCAAATGCTGTGCTTTCCCAGCGTGGTTTGGAAAGCTTTGTGTATGAGAGCGGGATGAAGCAGTACGTGCATCTGATCACCCCTCCGTATACACCCGACCAGCTCTATGCATCCGATGATGGGCAGACGCGTTCTGTCAAGCTGAAAGCCCGTCGCTGTCAGATTTGTGAGCATCCCGCGTGTTGCCAAACCAGTGGTCTCGACATTCCCTCACTCATGAGAAGGGTCATGGTCGGCAATCTGAAGGGGGCCAAACAGTTGCTCATTGCTTCGGGCGAAGAGGACTTCGAGAGCTTGCAAAGCCATTGCATCAGGGAAGATGCCGTCGATATCCAGCAAGTATGTTCCTTTCTTCTGGAGTGGGAAAGCCCTCCTGCAAGATAGGATGGTCAACTAGGGCTGGTAAAGCCGCCGATGGTTCGGAAGGCGCATCCTTTTTCCAGCTCTCTCTGGATGTTTTCTTGCAGGCTGGTATGGGGATGCAGACGCATGCACTCCTCCTCTGACAAGCCTTTGCCGAACACACGCTCAAAGATCTGCGCCTGCTGGAAAGGCACCGGAAACTTTTCGAAGCGTTGCATGAAGCTCACAATGTTGCTGTCTTTCGACGCCACCCGCAAGAGGGCGGGGTCGAGCAGCCAGGAGACACAGAAGAACAAGGTGTGGTGGGGAAACTGGTTCCCTGCCAGTGACAGGGACTCATCCACTGCCTGTGTGTCCAGCTTCCCATCCTCTGGGATGTGGATGAAGACCACCTCAGTCTGCCTGTCTGCAACGCGCTGCAGATCCGCTTTCGCAAAGGTTGTTGGCTTGCTGAGGATGCACGCGTTGGTGGTATCCACTGGGAAAGCAGTGATGGTGCTGTCATCCTCATGCCATGCAGTGACAAACGAAGCGATCTTGTCCAAGGAAAGATGTCCTTGTGCTGTGCACCCGAGATTTCCTTCCGCCAACGTAAGGAGGTTGCCTGAGTGCTTGTCCCGATAGATGCAGACACTTTGGCCGAAGATCTTTGGTTCATACTGCAGACGGCCGAGGCAAAGGATCTTCGCACAGAGATGGCGACTGATCCAGTACACCTGCTCCAACCCTGTCTGCCCCTGATGTGTCTTTTCATAGCTCTCCATCCAGAGCCTGATGTCCAACAGGGTTGCAATTCTTGTGTCCTCGCTGATGTTCTGCCTGCGGTAGCTCGCACCTATTTCCTCATACCAGCATTTGATGGCCAGCAGGGGATGAACCGCCCCAAACCGCGCAAGTCCCAAAGAGAGGATGTTTGCAACCTCGGCAGCATCTGCGTCGGCAATTGCGTTCCGTCCTCTCTCCAGAAGGCTTGCATGGTCAGGATTGTTTCTCAGTGTCTCTTCCAGCACCTGGATGTCCTCGATATGGCGCTGATGGAATCTCAGTTCATCGTAGTATCGGCATTGCATACCTAGAGCATGCAAGGAGTGTGGATATGCGTCAAGGCAAATTTGCTAGGAAGATTGTGCCTGTGGTGGTATCATCATGACAAAGAAGGGGCCTTCGATGATAGTGCGTGTAGTACAACTGCTGCTGCAGCGATCCTCATTTTTCCTTGAGCTGATGATCCAGCATGTCATCATCACCCTTATCTGTGTCTCGTTGATCACTGTTCTTGGGCTGGCTTTGGGCATTCTGATGACCAAGAACCGGTGGATGGCTCACCTGTTGCTGCGGCTGACCAGTTTCCTCTATACCATTCCTTCCATCGCCCTTTTTGGAATCCTGGTTTCCATTTCGGGAATAGGGTTGAAGAGTGCAGTCATCGCAATCGTCCTGTACGGGTTGCTTCCCATGATCAGGAGTACGTACACAGGTTTGCAGGAAGTTCCCGATGAGATCGTGGAAGCGGCAGTGGGAATGGGGACCAGCAGGGGCCAGCTGCTGTGGACCATTCGGTTCCCGTTGGCTCTGCCGGTGATGTTCAACGGCTTCAGGACCATGGTGGTCATGACCATCGCCTTGGGGGGCATTGCCTCCTTCATTGGTGCCGGAGGCATGGGACGTGCAATCTGGCGGGGAATATCCACCAACTTTCCGGAAATGACGATAGCCGGCAGTCTTCTGATTGCCCTGTTTGCCATCATCACCGATCTGGTGCTGGAGGTTTTGGAACGAAAGGTGCGCTCCCGGTTCCTGGGAGAAGAGGGGTAGACAATGACAAAGCGAATTGTGGTGCTGTTCCTATTGGTTGCGTTGGTTGCATCCTTTGGTTGCAAGAAGGAGCAGAAAGAGGTGGTGATTGCCAGCAAGCCGGTCACCGAGGGCTATATCCTTGCCCAGATGCTCAGCCTCCTTGTGGAAGAGACTACTGATATCCAGGTCAAACAGACATTGGGTATCGGAGGGGGGACTTCGAACATCCATCCGGCCTTGCTGAAAGGGGAGATTGACCTCTATCCTGAATACACCGGTACCGGTTGGCTGTTTGTGCTCAAGAAAGAACCGCTAAGGGATGCCCAGCAGCTCTATGCCCAGGTGAAGCAGGCGTATCAGGAGGAGTATGGCTTGGTGTGGAGTGGCTTGTACGGATTCAACAATACCTATGCAGTGGCTGTCACTGAGGATGTTGCTCAGCGGTATGGCCTGAAGACGGTCTCCGACCTTGCCAAGGTCAGCTCTGAACTTACGTTTGCTGCCAATCCTGACTTCCTGGAACGGGAGGATGGGTATCCAAATCTGGTGAAGACCTACGGCCTTGCATTCAAGGCCATCAAGGAGATCGATATCGGATTGCGCTATGAGGCCATCAAGAGCGGTGGTGTTGATGTGATCATGGTCTTTTCCAATGACGGCAGGCTCAATGTGGAGCCGGTGGCTGTATTGGAGGATGACCAGTCCGCTTTCGCCGCCTACCATGCGGCCACCGTCGTCAGGGGCGAGACGTTGGAAACGTATCCTGAGTTGGCGAAGGCTCTGGATCTTCTTGCCGGGCGTATTTCAAACGAGGAGATGATTGGTCTCAACCATCAGGTCGAAATCTTGAAGCAGGATCCCAGGGAAGTGGCAAGGGAGTTTCTCGTGAAAGAGGGCTTGCTCAGATGAGCTGTGCCATCGAATTCGAGCACATCAGCAAGTCTTACACTCCTGAGGAAGTGGTCTTGCGTGACATCAATCTGTCCATAGAGGATGGACAGTTTGTGGTGTTGCTCGGTTCCTCCGGCTGTGGGAAGACAACTCTGCTGAAGATGGTGAACAAACTGCTCGATTTTGACACAG includes:
- a CDS encoding NAD(P)/FAD-dependent oxidoreductase, whose protein sequence is MKYDVLVIGAGLSGLSAAALLAKRNLKVAVVDKSYCPGGSCGSFKREDVFFDQGSSMLFGWGERGFNAHRFLFNCLEEEMDIIAHPQLYCVHYKGEKIRFFPDIDQFIEEVARLFPSQKPNLKRFYGDMEQLYTHVMVEHPSYTTPDETDRKEMLQSMLSHPVSYLRFLSYLNKSAKSLLSKYFTDPEIFSFFDKLTSTYCYTTVEESPAILSTVMFVDNHVGGSYYPAGSALMLPGKLEKVIEEHGSVMIPNREVVRILFSGNKPSGVQLDDGSALYADQLIYSGTVWNLYGKLIPPEYSDPKRRAWAASQVPTYPSLALYSVVDRSAIDHEAMAVEMLVGDPSALNEEEVTVYIPSIDDHTLCGKDEHVVLAIGPSFRTWDGLDAKTYQMQKEEEIQRLLGVLARRFPTIKEHVRSTELATPKTIERYTMKNGGAVAGPKQVLGNHMFKRLHIRTEYPTLFCCGESTVLGTGTPTVTTSGIAAANAVLSQRGLESFVYESGMKQYVHLITPPYTPDQLYASDDGQTRSVKLKARRCQICEHPACCQTSGLDIPSLMRRVMVGNLKGAKQLLIASGEEDFESLQSHCIREDAVDIQQVCSFLLEWESPPAR
- a CDS encoding acyltransferase domain-containing protein, which codes for MQCRYYDELRFHQRHIEDIQVLEETLRNNPDHASLLERGRNAIADADAAEVANILSLGLARFGAVHPLLAIKCWYEEIGASYRRQNISEDTRIATLLDIRLWMESYEKTHQGQTGLEQVYWISRHLCAKILCLGRLQYEPKIFGQSVCIYRDKHSGNLLTLAEGNLGCTAQGHLSLDKIASFVTAWHEDDSTITAFPVDTTNACILSKPTTFAKADLQRVADRQTEVVFIHIPEDGKLDTQAVDESLSLAGNQFPHHTLFFCVSWLLDPALLRVASKDSNIVSFMQRFEKFPVPFQQAQIFERVFGKGLSEEECMRLHPHTSLQENIQRELEKGCAFRTIGGFTSPS
- a CDS encoding ABC transporter permease yields the protein MTKKGPSMIVRVVQLLLQRSSFFLELMIQHVIITLICVSLITVLGLALGILMTKNRWMAHLLLRLTSFLYTIPSIALFGILVSISGIGLKSAVIAIVLYGLLPMIRSTYTGLQEVPDEIVEAAVGMGTSRGQLLWTIRFPLALPVMFNGFRTMVVMTIALGGIASFIGAGGMGRAIWRGISTNFPEMTIAGSLLIALFAIITDLVLEVLERKVRSRFLGEEG
- a CDS encoding glycine betaine ABC transporter substrate-binding protein, which translates into the protein MTKRIVVLFLLVALVASFGCKKEQKEVVIASKPVTEGYILAQMLSLLVEETTDIQVKQTLGIGGGTSNIHPALLKGEIDLYPEYTGTGWLFVLKKEPLRDAQQLYAQVKQAYQEEYGLVWSGLYGFNNTYAVAVTEDVAQRYGLKTVSDLAKVSSELTFAANPDFLEREDGYPNLVKTYGLAFKAIKEIDIGLRYEAIKSGGVDVIMVFSNDGRLNVEPVAVLEDDQSAFAAYHAATVVRGETLETYPELAKALDLLAGRISNEEMIGLNHQVEILKQDPREVAREFLVKEGLLR